Proteins encoded by one window of Nitrospira sp.:
- a CDS encoding glycoside hydrolase family 15 protein, translating into MAANRQSALNGLHRLDGYLPIEDYGLVGDGATAALIGRDGSLAWLCLPRFDSPPLFCSLLDQTHGGHFTVAPASVLESRQFYEHDTALLVTEMRTSTGLLRVTDFCPLVAGADLSEDVSATRRELLRTATVVEGSIDLTIHLEPRGGAEADPRDGGIRIRCRAQPDLTLHLYSTVPLTGLRTSVTIKAGQSLHLLLCWRQGAAHAPRFDEAALRRDTVAVWRRWLAHLTYHGPQEALVRRSAITIKLLDHFENGAIVAAPTSSLPELIGGSRNWDYRYAWVRDAAFSVYALHRVGLSHEAAGFLGWVLDAVDRDGMPRVMYDLDGRMPPDEREDGGLEGYRRSGPVRWGNAAAAQHQHDVYGEILDCAYQWAAHHGAIPVPLWERLRKLADAAAREWRTPDHGIWEVRTSGRPFTYSAAMCQVALDRAARMAERFSLPGPSQTWRYTADEIGQAILKEAWDEKLQSLTEHLGGGGLDASLLTLPLRRVVKADHPQMVATTSAIVKRLGAGKGLLYRYLPEESPDGIAGHEGAFLLCSFWLVDNLAHQGRLDEAVELYDSLCARAGPLGLLPEEIDPSTGAFLGNYPQAFSHIGVIASGANLAKQLRKAGRTV; encoded by the coding sequence ATGGCAGCAAATCGGCAATCGGCACTGAACGGGCTTCATCGACTCGACGGCTATCTGCCGATCGAAGACTACGGCCTTGTCGGAGACGGAGCCACGGCAGCGCTCATCGGACGGGACGGAAGCCTGGCGTGGTTGTGTCTGCCTCGTTTCGATTCACCACCCTTGTTCTGCAGTCTGCTGGATCAAACGCACGGGGGCCATTTCACCGTCGCGCCTGCCAGCGTGCTGGAATCCCGCCAATTCTATGAACACGATACCGCCCTGTTGGTGACAGAGATGAGAACGTCCACCGGTCTGTTGCGGGTCACGGACTTCTGTCCCTTAGTGGCGGGAGCCGACCTCTCGGAGGACGTGTCGGCGACGCGGCGAGAATTGCTGCGGACTGCCACGGTCGTTGAAGGAAGCATAGATCTGACGATTCACCTCGAGCCTCGTGGCGGAGCTGAGGCGGATCCCCGTGACGGTGGGATTCGCATTCGTTGCCGCGCACAGCCCGATCTGACCCTTCACCTCTACTCCACTGTTCCGTTGACCGGGTTGCGCACGTCGGTGACGATTAAGGCCGGGCAATCGCTCCACCTGCTCCTCTGTTGGAGGCAAGGAGCTGCGCATGCTCCCCGCTTCGACGAGGCCGCGCTCCGCAGGGACACGGTAGCCGTCTGGCGTCGGTGGCTCGCGCATCTGACGTATCACGGTCCTCAGGAGGCGCTGGTTCGCCGGTCGGCCATTACCATCAAGCTGCTGGACCATTTTGAGAACGGCGCGATCGTCGCGGCTCCGACTTCTTCACTGCCGGAGCTCATCGGCGGGTCACGCAACTGGGACTACCGGTATGCGTGGGTGCGGGATGCGGCCTTCTCCGTCTATGCGCTCCATCGTGTCGGTCTCTCGCACGAAGCGGCCGGATTTCTCGGCTGGGTGCTTGATGCCGTGGACCGGGACGGTATGCCGAGAGTGATGTATGACCTCGATGGGCGGATGCCTCCGGACGAACGGGAGGACGGTGGATTGGAAGGGTACCGACGTTCAGGGCCAGTCCGGTGGGGCAACGCGGCGGCCGCGCAACATCAGCACGATGTCTATGGAGAAATTCTGGACTGCGCCTATCAATGGGCCGCGCATCATGGGGCCATTCCCGTTCCGCTCTGGGAGCGGCTCCGGAAATTGGCGGATGCCGCTGCCCGGGAGTGGCGGACGCCGGACCACGGGATCTGGGAAGTCCGCACAAGCGGGCGGCCCTTTACCTATTCAGCCGCCATGTGTCAGGTGGCGCTGGACCGCGCCGCCCGGATGGCGGAGCGGTTCTCCCTTCCCGGACCTTCCCAGACATGGCGATACACGGCAGATGAGATCGGGCAGGCGATCTTGAAAGAAGCCTGGGATGAGAAGCTGCAGTCGCTGACGGAACATCTGGGAGGGGGCGGGTTGGATGCGAGTCTGCTGACGCTGCCGCTTCGCCGGGTCGTGAAGGCCGATCATCCCCAAATGGTCGCGACGACCAGCGCGATCGTCAAGCGATTGGGCGCGGGGAAGGGGCTGCTCTACCGGTACTTGCCGGAGGAATCGCCCGATGGCATCGCCGGTCACGAAGGCGCGTTCCTGCTCTGCAGCTTCTGGCTGGTGGACAATCTCGCGCATCAGGGACGGCTTGACGAGGCCGTGGAACTATACGACTCGCTCTGTGCGCGGGCGGGGCCGCTCGGGCTGTTGCCCGAAGAAATCGACCCATCGACCGGGGCCTTTCTCGGCAACTACCCCCAGGCGTTTAGCCATATCGGTGTGATCGCGAGCGGGGCCAATTTGGCCAAGCAGCTGCGAAAGGCCGGACGAACCGTATGA
- the nhaA gene encoding Na+/H+ antiporter NhaA, which produces MTLSKTTKGPARDEAGDPPLIDPMVEPFRAFIHTESAAGILLMAATLIALVWANSPWADAYAAFRRLPVTFGAGDFVLTEPLVLWINDGLMAMFFFVVGLEIKREVLVGELSSLRQAALPLAAAVGGAVLPALLYTAFNGGTEGAKGWGIPMATDIAFSLGILSLLGKGVPLALKVFLVALAIGDDLGAVLIIAFFYTSTISWVSLEVGGGFLVALIGANVVGIRHPLVYGMLGIGGLWLAFFLSGVHPTIAGVLAAFTIPARTRLSGEEFITRSRALLDRFQKAMEPGGPPLANKTRQKVASRLQQAVREVGTPLQRLEQTLHPWVTAVVLPIFALANAGVTLEGDPVVTLGHPVALGILAGLVIGKPVGVIVASWLAIRVGLATMPPDLTWRHIIGIGFLAGIGFTMSLFIEGLAFGKTPLDAPAKVGILTASAVAGTIGWWLLRRIHTEGRR; this is translated from the coding sequence ATGACCCTGTCGAAGACGACCAAAGGGCCGGCCCGTGACGAGGCCGGCGATCCGCCGCTCATTGATCCGATGGTGGAACCGTTCCGGGCATTCATCCATACGGAGTCGGCGGCGGGCATTCTGCTGATGGCCGCGACGCTCATCGCCCTGGTCTGGGCCAACTCGCCGTGGGCGGATGCCTATGCCGCGTTCCGGCGATTGCCGGTGACGTTCGGGGCGGGCGACTTCGTACTCACGGAACCGCTGGTCCTCTGGATCAACGATGGGTTGATGGCGATGTTCTTTTTCGTCGTCGGTTTGGAGATCAAACGAGAGGTGCTGGTCGGTGAACTCTCCTCCCTGCGCCAAGCCGCGTTGCCTCTCGCCGCCGCGGTGGGGGGAGCGGTCCTTCCCGCGCTGCTGTATACGGCGTTCAACGGGGGGACGGAAGGGGCCAAGGGCTGGGGCATTCCCATGGCCACGGACATCGCTTTCTCACTCGGGATTCTCTCGTTGCTCGGGAAAGGGGTGCCGCTGGCACTGAAAGTGTTCCTCGTCGCGCTGGCCATCGGCGATGACTTAGGCGCGGTCCTGATCATCGCCTTCTTCTACACCTCGACGATCTCCTGGGTGAGTTTGGAGGTGGGGGGCGGATTCCTGGTTGCCCTGATCGGCGCAAACGTCGTTGGTATTCGCCATCCGCTCGTCTACGGGATGCTGGGGATCGGCGGCTTGTGGCTGGCGTTCTTCCTCTCCGGTGTCCACCCGACGATCGCCGGCGTGCTCGCGGCGTTCACGATTCCGGCGCGAACACGGTTGTCCGGCGAGGAGTTCATCACGCGGAGCCGTGCGCTGCTCGATAGGTTTCAGAAGGCGATGGAGCCGGGCGGCCCTCCGCTTGCCAACAAGACCAGACAGAAAGTGGCCTCCCGTTTGCAACAGGCGGTCCGTGAAGTGGGCACTCCTCTCCAACGTCTGGAGCAGACCCTGCACCCGTGGGTGACGGCTGTGGTTCTGCCTATCTTCGCATTGGCCAACGCCGGCGTCACGCTCGAAGGCGATCCGGTCGTGACATTGGGTCATCCCGTCGCGCTCGGCATCCTGGCCGGCCTGGTCATCGGCAAGCCGGTCGGGGTGATCGTGGCGTCGTGGCTGGCGATTCGTGTCGGATTGGCGACCATGCCGCCGGATCTGACCTGGCGCCACATCATCGGGATCGGATTTCTGGCCGGTATCGGCTTCACGATGTCGCTGTTCATCGAAGGGCTGGCGTTCGGGAAAACGCCGCTCGACGCCCCGGCCAAAGTGGGTATCCTGACTGCCTCGGCGGTGGCGGGGACCATCGGGTGGTGGTTGTTGAGGCGGATTCACACGGAGGGAAGACGATGA